One segment of Trachemys scripta elegans isolate TJP31775 chromosome 1, CAS_Tse_1.0, whole genome shotgun sequence DNA contains the following:
- the HMOX1 gene encoding heme oxygenase 1, protein MEGSKTHSSESMPGDLSEALKEATKEVHEQAENTEFMKNFQRGQVSLQEFKMVLTSLYYIYSALEEEIERNKDHPAYIPVYFPAELHRKTALQEDLEYFYGPLWREEISCPESTQKYVNRLHYVGQHEPELLVAHAYTRYLGDLSGGQVLKKIAQKALHLPNTGEGLEFFTFEGVSNATKFKQLYRSRMNSIEMDPATKKRVLEEAKRAFLLNIQVFNELQKLVSQCHENGHPAQQKPELRTRGTSGAHEHGPAPVKEGEKTLMKHTGMLPSTPLVRWILVVSFLVTTVAVGLFAM, encoded by the exons atggaaGGCTCCAAGACACACAGCTCTGAAAG CATGCCTGGAGACCTATCAGAAGCCCTGAAGGAAGCCACCAAAGAGGTGCATGAGCAGGCAGAGAACACAGAGTTTATGAAGAATTTCCAGAGGGGGCAGGTGTCACTCCAGGAGTTTAAG ATGGTTCTGACTTCTCTGTACTACATCTACTCTGCTCTGGAGGAGGAGATTGAGCGTAACAAGGATCACCCGGCCTATATCCCCGTTTACTTCCCAGCTGAACTGCACCGTAAGACTGCCCTGCAAGAAGACTTGGAGTATTTCTATGGCCCACTGTGGAGGGAAGAGATCTCATGTCCCGAGTCCACTCAGAAATATGTGAATAGGCTCCACTATGTGGGCCAGCATGAACCAGAGCTCCTGGTGGCCCATGCCTACACTCGGTACCTGGGAGACCTATCTGGTGGGCAGGTGTTAAAGAAGATTGCCCAGAAAGCTCTCCACCTACCCAATACAGGAGAAGGACTGGAGTTCTTCACCTTTGAAGGGGTGTCCAATGCCACAAAGTTCAAGCAGCTGTACCGCTCCCGGATGAACTCCATCGAGATGGACCCAGCCACCAAGAAGAGAGTCTTGGAGGAAGCCAAGCGGGCATTCTTGCTGAATATACAG GTGTTTAACGAACTACAGAAATTGGTGTCCCAGTGCCATGAGAACGGTCACCCTGCACAACAGAAGCCAGAGCTTCGCACAAGAGGCACCAGCGGAGCACATGAGCATG GACCAGCTCCTGTGAAAGAAGGTGAAAAGACATTGATGAAGCACACAGGCATGCTGCCTAGCACTCCACTGGTACGGTGGATTCTTGTCGTCAGCTTCCTAGTGACAACGGTTGCTGTGGGCTTGTTTGCCATGTGA
- the MCM5 gene encoding DNA replication licensing factor MCM5 — translation MSGFDDPGIYYSDSFGGDPVADEGQVRKSQLQRRFKEFLRQYRVGTDRSGFTFKYRDELKRHYNLGQYWIEVEMEDLASFDEDLADYLYKQPAEHLQLLEEAAKEVADEVTRPRPAGEETLQDIQVMLRSDANAANIRSLKSDQMSHLVKIPGIIIAATAVRAKATKIAIQCRSCRNTISNITVRPGLEGYALPRKCNTEQAGRPKCPLDPYFIMPDKCKCVDFQTLKLQESPDAVPHGEMPRHMQLYCDRYLCDKVVPGNRVTIMGIYSIKKSGQTKSKGRDNVGVGIRSSYIRVVGIQVDTDGSGRSFAGSVTPQEEEEFRRLTSMPNVYETIAKSIAPSIYGSTDIKKAIACLLFGGSRKRLPDGLTRRGDINLLMLGDPGTAKSQLLKFVEKCSPIGVYTSGKGSSAAGLTASVIRDPSTRSFFMEGGAMVLADGGVVCIDEFDKMREDDRVAIHEAMEQQTISIAKAGITTTLNSRCSVLAAANSVFGRWDETKGEENIDFMPTILSRFDMIFIVKDEHNEERDVTLAKHVMSLHVSALTQTQAVEGEIELNKLKKLISYCRTKCGPRLSAEAAEKLKNRYVLMRSGARQHERESDRRSSIPITVRQLEAIVRIAESLSKMKLQPFATEGDVEEALRLFQVSTLDAAMSGSLSGVEGFTTQEDQEMLSRIEKQLKRRFAIGSQVSEHSIIQDFTKQKYPEHAIYKVLQLMMRRGEIQHRMQRKVLYRIK, via the exons ATGTCCGGCTTTGACGATCCCGGCATTTACTACAGCGACAGCTTTGGGGGCGACCCGGTGGCAGATGAGGGTCAGGTCCGGAaatcccagctgcagaggcggttcAAGGAGTTCCTGAGGCAGTACCGGGTGGGCACGGACCGGTCTGGCTTCACCTTCAAATACAG GGATGAACTCAAACGGCATTACAACCTGGGCCAGTACTGGATCGAGGTGGAGATGGAGGACCTGGCCAGTTTCGATGAGGACCTGGCAGATTACCTGTacaagcagcctgcagagcaccTGCAACTG CTGGAGGAAGCGGCAAAGGAAGTAGCAGATGAGGTCACCCGTCCTCGCCCAGCAGGGGAGGAGACGCTTCAAGACATCCAGGTCATGCTGAGGTCGGATGCCAATGCAGCCAATATCCGCAGTCTGAAG tctgaccagatgtcccatctGGTGAAGATCCCTGGGATCATAATTGCTGCAACTGCTGTGAGAGCCAAAGCCACCAAGATCGCCATCCAGTGCCGCAGCTGCCGtaacaccatcagcaacatcacCGTGCGCCCTGGTCTGGAGGGTTATGCCCTGCCCAGGAAGTGTAATAC GGAACAGGCCGGCCGCCCAAAGTGCCCCCTGGATCCATACTTCATCATGCCGGACAAGTGCAAGTGCGTGGACTTCCAGACCCTGAAGCTCCAGGAGTCTCCAGATGCTGTGCCACATGGGGAGATGCCCCGGCACATGCAGCTGTACTGCGACAG GTATCTGTGTGACAAAGTTGTCCCTGGAAACAGAGTTACTATCATGGGCATCTATTCCATCAAGAAATCTGGCCAGACCAAGAGCAAAGGCCGGGATAACGTAGGAGTGGGAATCCGAAGCTCTTATATCCGTgtggtggggatccaggtggaCACTGATGGCTCAG GCCGCAGCTTTGCCGGCTCTGTGACTCCACAGGAAGAGGAGGAATTTCGCCGTCTCACTTCCATGCCCAACGTCTACGAGACTATCGCCAAGAGCATCGCGCCCTCTATCTACGGCAGCACTGACATCAAGAAAGCCATCGCCTGCCTGCTCTTCGGAGGCTCCCGCAAGAG acTTCCGGATGGGTTAACCCGCAGAGGGGACATTAACCTGCTGATgctgggagaccctggcacaGCCAAGTCGCAGCTCCTGAAGTTTGTAGAGAAGTGTTCACCCATTGGA GTGTACACCTCGGGGaaaggcagcagtgcagctggcTTGACAGCCTCGGTGATCCGAGACCCCTCGACGCGGAGCTTCTTCATGGAGGGAGGAGCCATGGTCCTGGCGGATGGGGGAGTGGTCTGCATTGATGAATTTGACAAG ATGCGGGAGGACGACCGAGTGGCCATCCACGAGGCTATGGAACAGCAGACCATCTCCATCGCCAAG GCTGGTATCACAACCACTCTGAACTCCCGCTGCTCAGTCCTGGCGGCTGCCAACTCTGTCTTCGGGCGCTGGGATGAAACCAAAGGCGAGGAGAACATAGACTTCATGCCCACAATCCTGTCCCGATTTGACATGATCTTCATTGTCAAGGATGAGCACAATGAGGAACGAGATGTG ACGCTGGCCAAACACGTGATGTCGTTACACGTGAGCGCCCTGACGCAAACCCAGGCGGTGGAGGGCGAGATTGAGCTGAACAAGCTGAAGAAGCTGATCTCCTACTGTCGAAC GAAGTGCGGCCCGCGCCTTTCGGCAGAGGCTGCAGAGAAGCTGAAGAACCGCTATGTCCTGATGCGCAGCGGGGCCCGCCAGCATGAGCGGGAGAGCGACCGCCGGTCCAGTATCCCCATCACTGTCCG GCAGCTGGAGGCCATTGTGCGGATTGCAGAGTCCCTCAGCAAGATGAAACTTCAGCCTTTTGCCACCGAGGGAGATGTGGAGGAGGCCCTGCGGCTTTTCCAGGTGTCCACACTCGACGCAGCCATGTCAGGCAGCTTGTCAG GAGTGGAGGGCTTCACAACACAGGAGGACCAGGAGATGCTGTCTCGCATTGAAAAACAGCTCAAGCGCCGCTTTGCCATTGGTTCCCAAGTGTCAGAGCACAGCATCATCCAGGACTTCACGAAACAG AAATATCCCGAGCACGCCATCTACAAGGTGCTGCAGCTCATGATGCGGCGCGGCGAGATCCAACACCGCATGCAGCGGAAAGTCCTCTACCGCATCAAGTAA